The Chamaesiphon minutus PCC 6605 DNA window TTCGACGATGGCGCACTCGGCTGTCTGACTGTGGCGATCGAAACAATGCCGCACGTAAGCTGGTGAAGTTAAAATCGGATCGAGATTTCGACAGGCTCGCCCCGTCACATACGAATGAAACATCGGATCGATGTAATCTGGCCCCACTTTAAAAGATTGTACCGTCTGCTGTCTGCGTTTGAGGGCAGCAAGTAGGGCTAAGGTGATGGTGGTTTTGCCAACACCACTGCGTTCTCCAGCGATCGCGATTGACATAAATTTTGAGAGGAGAGTAGAGATCGAAGTAAGTGCTCGAACTCTAATTATGCCGCTGCTGCGATTCGATGTCTAAGTCGGGGATAGGGGATAGGGGATAGGCTTTAGGCTTTAGGCTTTAGGTTTTAGGTTTTGAAACTGCGTTTCCCCCACTCATTATCCATTATCCATTACTCATTACCTATTACCTATTACCTATCACCCAATTATAATAAACTCCAAGAATTACAACACCGTTTCCGTTTCAGGAATAACATCAATCCCGATCGGTTGTGGGACTTCGGTTGTTTTCACTAAATCTTGGAAGCCTTCAAGTTTGATGCCCATGTGTTGCGCTGCCGAGTGTAGTTCTCGCTCGAAGGTGACGATATCGCCACTATAACCACACAGAGTAGCTGCTGCTTCGATGCCATCTTTGGCATTAGCTTTCGCACAATCAATTAATTCGTTGCCGTGAAGAGGTGTTGGTGCTGCCATGAAATTAAATCTCCCAAAAAATCCTAGATTAGTAATTTTTAGATCGAGCAGAAATACAATAGTTAAAGTTCGACGATCGAGAGATTACGCTGTCCTTATATCTAAATTACAGATGATACTTTTTGAAAGCGGGGAGCGGGGAAAATGTATGTAAATTAAATGAGGAACAGATTACATATCGAGCGATCGTCTCTTAACTAACCTAACACCGATTGCCGATCGACTTCAACGCGCTAAAATTTATCGCTCGGAGAGTTATGCTCGATCGGATTGTAAAGCTTTAATTCCGGCATAGCACAAATCAACACCTCGATCGAGAACTATATTTCGCCATCGATCGTTTTTGGGTACGAACACTTCTATTAATTCTTTTTTTGCTCTGTCAAAAGATAGATCTTCCGGCTGTCCCCACCAGTGAGCGCGATTTTCGCTGCGGAGTGCCTTAAGGACGCGCAGCATTGGGTAAGTACCAAATTCAGCAAGGATAAAATCATAGGTCAGATCTGCAAATTCATGCTGACACCAGCGACCGAATGTACCGCGCGGCTGATAGACTAAATCGTCTGGATCGATCGTCAACAACCGATTTTCTACAGGAGTAGTTTGACCCCCAAATCGAGCGGACAACCATCGATAACGGGGCGAATCTTTAGTTATTTCGGCAAATAGTTGGTAGGTTCCCCATTTACCCAAACCGGAATGTAAATCGAGATGAATTACCTGTTGCGCTGCTCCCAACCAGTTTCGCAGATGAGCAGCTAAGATGTGTTGAGTTTGTGCGGGTGCATTACCGCCAAAAAATAAACCTTTGGGGTAGTCATACTGTCCGACAGGGAGCGTATTTTTGAGCGCGGACATGCCATACCGAGCGATTAAACCCAGAGACTTCAGCAAAAAAGGTTCGAGTCTGGATGGCGCAGTGCGCGGATTGAGAAAACTATCTAGCGATGGATAAGCAGGCGGACAACCTCGATACGCCTCATTAGCTAGCACAAAATTACGATTGAGATCGATATTCTCTTCATTCCACCTGCGATACCACGCACAACCAAAAGGATTGAGCATGTGTATGGTCACAAGCTGGAGATCCGATGGTAATTGCTGAGTTGTAAAATAGCGATCGATCGTTGCCAATTGTACCGCCGAGCCAAACAAGCCTTCAACTCCATGCAAGCCGCTAGAAATAACCAAGGCTTTGCTAGCTGTATGCTCGCCAAAGATCGCAACATCGATCGACAATGGTTTATCGTTCGGCGATGGTGCGTCGATCTCATAAGACTCTAGCCGCGCTTTATGCTCTCTGGCTGCCATTTGCCAGCGAGATCGAGCTATAAAATAATCGTCTGAGAAATAATTCATTTTCGGGTGTCACCACAACTACCAGCGGTTTTAACCGCTGCTTGTGATGCAAAGTCCGCTGTCTGTCTTGTCTCGCTTCCATGGTCGGGTTTCCCGACCGGAGCGTCGCAATGCGGGCGGGAAACCCGCCCATGCAATTGCGACAAGAGAGCGAGCCGCTTGTCGCGCTAAACCGTCGGGTTTCCCGACGAGCGCGCGCCGCTACGTGGACTAATATTTCAGTCCGCGTAGGCGGACTTTGCATCATTAGCGACGACTTCCAGTCGTTGATTATTTAACAATAAGCTAAATCCCAGTCGCTCGATCGAGTCAATCGAATCTGAGCTAAGGCAACAATCGTCGGGATAATTCTCCCATAATTAGTCGAAATCGATCGCCAGCCGAGATCTGCAAAAAACCAGCCCCACATGGCTGGCCCTAAAATGGTAAACACGCCACGTACAGCCACCTGCTGGGTTGCTGAAAGCATCATGCCGCGTTTGGCCATATAAAGTGAGATATAACTTTGCAACTGGCTGGTAGCGGCCAATCCACCCCGAATTAGGGTTTGTTTGGCAACTTCGTAGCTGGCAAAGTGAAACGCAAATTGACGGGCAATTTGATGTAGTACTAATGGTTTGAGCACCGAACTAACCGCGATCGCGCTACTTCCCTTTAAAATTAGTTTAATTGGGTCGTGCTGAATGTGTGCGGGTAAAGGCTGGTCGAAACGGGTATTTGCCAGAGATTTTTGAACTCTAAGCGTCAGCGCATCGCGATCTCCAGACGGTAACTTATGCCAACTTTTACCCATTAGATGCAAAAAGACTTCCGCTTCTAAATCGGTGGTACTGAGCTGATTGGAATAAGGAATTTTGAGATATCTACATACCTGTACCAACGTCTGACGGTAACTGACAGCATGAGTCCGTCCCTGCAAGACAGTAATTCCATCTGCTGCCAAAAAGCGAAAGCGATCTTCGATCGAGTCTAACCAGATATCTCGCTCCTGACTCTGAATTTCTACTAAGTCTGGGGTGCGCACGTAGTCTAAAGGATTGAACTTACGGCTAAAGAGAATCCTGGTCAATTGTTGTAGCTCGTCTTCTGTCGCCAATTCTAAAGCCGTTCGTAGCTCATCCAAAACAACTTCCTCCACACTCGTGCTCACATCCTTCCACCATCTAGTGTACCGCACCATTCCCAAAAAACAGTGGGCACTCGTCACTAGCGATCGATTAACTTAATCTAAGTTAGTATTAATTGGAAAGCCAACGACTGGAAGTCTTGGCTGGAGCTGCGAAGTCCGCCTTCGCGGAATCGGAACTTCAGTACAGCTTCGGCGGACTTCTCATCATGAGGGGCGGTTTCTAACAGCTTAGGTTATGGTTAATTTATTGGTGGTAGCTCCTTAATCGTGGCTTTGCGAGTGGGGATATCGATATTAGCCACAAACCGCTTGTCACCTGATGTATAAATTACTACGCGTCGATCGATTCCGAGCCGCGAAACTAACAAGATTTTATCGATATCCTTAATAACTTCCGTATAATTTGCACCAGAAACATCAGAAATTCCGATTTGTTTGCGGTCTAAATCGCTAAGTAGTTTATCGGCATTGGTATCCGCTTCGGCTCGAACATACCATAGTGTTTTGACAGTTTTCACCCCGCTGGGGCGATTCATTGCATCGGTATTCGACTTGCTGGGTGGAAACGGTTCGCCAATCTGTTCTAGCTCTAATATCCGCGAGTTATTGTTGGTGAGTAGTTTGCCCGCAGACAAGTTATCTCGATGCACGAACATATAGTTACGAATGTCTATCTGATAGTCTTTGCGCTCGTCATAGCTGCTATAGCTAGCAGATTTAATTTGCTTGAGAATGCTTTTACGCTCTTGTTCGGCCACATAAATCGGTGCATACAAATACGGGGTACCATTAAGTTGCTCGAACTGGTTCATCCACACATCTTTAGGCGCAGCTACTGGCACCGGACTAGTACTGACAGCGACTTCAGGCTTAGTAGTGGTGCTACAACCCGCAACCACCATCACGATTCCTAATAAGCTAACTTTCCACCATTGTTTCGACATTTGACACTCTCTCACAAAAATATTACTCCTGAGTTTGTCTACAATTTAGTAGTTATTAATTCCGCAGGATTAGGAGCGATGTGCGCTCGTCTGGTTTCCAGACGGGTTAGCACATCAAGACAGCGGGGAGCGGGGAAGAAGGGGGGACGGAGAGACGAGGAGAGAGAATTGTTCTGTTACCCATCCACTCATCTACCCATCCACCCATCCACCCATTCAACTAGCACAAAAATACCACAAGCGCGCCAAAAGTCTCTATCATAGAGTCTAGGTCAACTCTACCCAGGATCGATCGTGATACCTCTGCAACTATCTCTCAAAAACTTTCTCAGCTATAGCGAAGCCAGTTTAGATTTTACAGGGCTGCACACCGCTTGTATTTGCGGTGCTAATGGTGCAGGGAAGTCTTCGCTCTTAGAAGGAATTACCTGGGCGATTTGGGGTGAGTGTCGGGCGGTGAGTGAGGATGACGCGATTAGTAATGGTGCGATGGATGTGCGGGTGGATTTCACCTTTATGATGCACGGTGAGACTTGTCGGATCATCCGCTCTCGCCAGCGCGATAGTACTGGGGGGTTGGAATTTCAGATTCAGACGAGTGGCGGACAATTTCGGACGTTAACTCAAAAGGGAATTCGATCGACACAAGCTTTAATCGATGACTATCTCAAAATCGATTACGATACGTTTATTAATTCGGCTTATTTAAGACAGGGTAAAGCTGATGAGTTCATGCTCAAAAAGCCGACAGATCGCAAGCAGATCTTAGCAGATTTATTGAAGCTCGATCGCTACGAGCAGTTAGCCGATCGCGCTAAAGATACGGCGAAGCAGTTTAAACTTCAGGCAGAGGTGTTGACGGAAAATTTAGCCGAAGCTGAGGTGCAATTAGCCCAAATCGATGGGATTACTCAGCAGCGGGATGAGGTGAAAGTTGAGATCGATCGGTTGCAACAGCTTCAAGTTATTGAGGAACAGGAATTAGAAAGTTTTAAAACGATCGCCAGACAGCGAGAAACTTGGCAACAGCAATTAGGTTGGGAGCAAAAACGCGATCGCGAATTAATTCAAGCAGCTACACAGATCCAAGCCGATCTTCAGTTACTCAATACCGATAAGAATCGTTTGGATAGTCTCTTAATTCGATCGGATGAGATTTCAGGTGCTTATCAAGCTTATCTAAGTTTACAGCAGCAATTAGCGGTCCTCGATCGTCAATTTGACACTTACCAACAAAGCCAAATTAAGCAGCAACAATTACAGCAACAACTAGAGCGACAAACTCAAGAGTTGCAACTGACTCTCGGTAGAAGTCAAGCTGAATTAGCATTAGTCATTCAGCAGCAACAGGAGTTAGCTACCACGCTAGCAACTGCTGGCGATGTTACCAAAGCGATCGCCCAATTGCAATCGTTTCGTCAGCGCGTGACAGAATTAGATCGCTTACAAGCAGAAGTCTTACCGCTCCAACAAGAACGAGTAATATTGATAGGTAAAATCGATCGAGAGGCAGCTAAAATTCAGGCAAAACTCAATGAGTTAATCCTCAGAGAGCAGCAGATAAAAGTTAAAACTAACGAACGTCAGCAATTAATCGATCGATTGACTTTACTCGATACCCAGATTACCGAATTAGACAATAAAAAGGTATATCAAAAACGAATCGAAGAAAAAGGTCTAGTCAAAAAAGAAAATATCCAACGATTGGATGCCGATGTGCGTAATTATCAGAAACAATTAGTAGAACTCGATCGCAAGTTAGAACTGCTAGAAGTTCCCGATGCTAGTTGTCCTGTATGCGAGCAACCATTAGACGAAAATCACCGGGAGCATGTCTTAACTAGTGCCAAAAGCGAACGCGAAAATATCGATCGACAGATTTCAGCTAGTCAGGAAGAATATTCTCTATATGTCCGCGAACGTGAAGATCTGATCGCTCAATACAAGCAATTAAATCGCGAACTAGCCGGATCGGAAAATCTACGCGAGCAACGTGGCAAACTCCAAGCCCAGTTAGATTCGATTGCCGAGCTACAAGTCAATCTTGAGGAAATTGCAATCGAGAAATCGCAAATTGAACTCGCGATTGAATCTAGAATTTATGCTCGTGAATTGCAAACCGAACTTGCTGGATTGTTAATTCAATTAGAAGAAACTAACTATAGCGAACAGAGTCATGCTTTGGCTAGAGGTGAAGTTGATAAACTACGCTGGGCGGAAGCCAAGCAAGAGCGAATTAAAGAAGCTGAGCGCAAGCAACAACAGTCGATCGAGCGAAAAGAGCGACTGGAAATTGAGATTGCAGCGATCGAAGAAAATATTAATTTATTGCAAACTAATTCTGATATGAAAATAGAATTAGAAGCAGTAATTAAAGAGATCGAAGCATTGGGATACGATCGTAATTATCATAACCAAGTTACAACTAGCCTGCGCGAATCTCAGTCAATTCAACTACAATATCAAGAACTCCAGCAAGCCCAGCAAACGCAACCCCAACTGCTAGATCGGATTAAAATTCTAGAGACTAACGAACGTCAGAATACAGAAGATCGCCAAAGATCGACAATAGAGATCGATCGCATTAGTCTAGAAATTGCTAAAATTCCAGATAACGATGTGCGCATTATGGCGATCGAACACCAACTTGCCGAACGTCGCCAACAACTAGATAATAATCTCTCAATTATCGGCAGTCTCGAACAACAACTGACCCAACTCCATCAAATCAAAGAACAACTGCGATCGCAACAACAGCAATTAGAAGCCTACAAGCAGCAACAAAAAATCTACGACGAACTTACCAAAGCATTTGGCAAAAATGGCATTCAAGCCTTAGTAATCGAGAATATTTTGCCGCAACTAGAAGCCGAAAGTAATCAAATTCTCTCCAAACTGAGTAACAATCAATTTCACGTCCAATTTATTACCCAAAAAGCCACTAAAGGCAGCCGTACCAAAAAAGCCAGTGTCAAAAGTGCTAAATATATCGATACCCTCGATATCGTCATCGGCGATGCCAACGGTACCAGATCCTACGAAACTTATTCTGGTGGCGAAGCCTTTCGGATTAACTTCTCCATCCGCCTCGCCTTAGCCAAACTCCTCTCTCAACGAGCCGGAACGCCCCTGCAAATGCTGATCGTCGATGAAGGCTTTGGTACCCAAGATCGCGAAGGCTGCGATCGATTGATTGCGGCGATTAATGCGATTTCTGCTGACTTTGCCTGCATTCTAACAGTTACTCACATGCCCCAATTTCGCGAGGCTTTTCAAACGCGAATTGAGGTACAAAAAACGTCCAAAGGTTCTCAAATTCAAGTCATAACTTGAATTTTAATTGCGAAGATTAGGAACGGTGGGCAGTGCCCAGCCTACATTTTAGATTAGGTAGGATGGGCAGATTAGGTAGGGTGGGCACTGCCCACCAGCTAAAATGTTGGCTAATTAAATCGATTTAAAGGCATAAAGGCAAGGAAATAAAATTGATAGCAGATCGACCACTTACACCCCAAGTTTATATCATCGGCGTCGGCCCTGGAGATCCCGATCTATTAACAGTCAAAGGACAGCGCATCATTGCAACTGCCGATACAATTTTATATGCCGATTCGCTCATACCCGATCGCATCTTACAACACGCTCGCCCCGATGCCGAAATTATCAAAACCAGCGATCTTACCCTCGAACAGATTGTATCGGTAATACTCGATCGCGTCAGCACGCCGCAAGGAGATCGAGGGAGATCGGGTCTAACGATCGCCAGATTGCACTCTGGAGATTTATCATTATATAGTGCGATCTCCGAACAAATTCACGCCCTTAAAGCTGCAAATATTACTGTCGAATTAATACCCGGAATTAGTGCTTATCAAGCCGCCGCAGCCACACTCCAAGTCGAACTCACCATTCCCGAAATCGTCCAGACAATTATCCTCACGCGCCCTTCGGGTAGAGCATCTAGCGTACCGCCAGCCGAGGATTTGGCTAGTTTAGCAGCCCACCAATCGAGTCTGTGCCTCTATTTAGCCGCACGACATGTCGAGACAGCACAATCCCAATTACTCTGTCACTACCCTCCAGAAACACTTGTCGCCATCTGTTTTCGCGTCGGCTGGGAGGACGAACGAATCTGGGTAGTACCCCTGACAGAGATGGCGGAACGCACCACCCGCGAAGGGTTAGTCCGCACCACAATGTATATTATTAGCCCCGCACTCGCCCAAATCGATGCCACTAACTCGGATTTAACCCCAACGCGTTCGCGACTATACCATCCCCAACACCAGCATCTATTTAGATCGTCTTCAGATCTAGAATAGTCGATCCACTCCAGATTCCCTAGCACTTTCAACCCAACCCATGGCAGCTCGCTCTTCCAATTACGCCAAAATCTATGCCGTCGTCAAGCGAATTCCCAGTGGTAAAGTGCTCACTTATGGGCAAGTTGCCGACTTGGCGGGGTTATATGGTAAAGCGCGGTTGGTAGGTTACGCGCTATTTCAGGTAGACATTGCCTCCGATATTCCCTGGCAACGAGTTGTCAACGCCAAGGGCGAAATTTCTTACTCCATAGCGCGCTGTGGCGGCGACTATCTACAGAAGAATTTATTAGAAAGTGAAGGTGTCGAATTTCAGCGCGAGGATCGGATCGATCTCAAAAAATATCGCTGGCAACCGCCGATAAATTTAATAGACGATGGTGGCGACGAACTCTAAAACGAGTTTTTAAAAATCATTACACTCAC harbors:
- a CDS encoding YaaW family protein, which gives rise to MDELRTALELATEDELQQLTRILFSRKFNPLDYVRTPDLVEIQSQERDIWLDSIEDRFRFLAADGITVLQGRTHAVSYRQTLVQVCRYLKIPYSNQLSTTDLEAEVFLHLMGKSWHKLPSGDRDALTLRVQKSLANTRFDQPLPAHIQHDPIKLILKGSSAIAVSSVLKPLVLHQIARQFAFHFASYEVAKQTLIRGGLAATSQLQSYISLYMAKRGMMLSATQQVAVRGVFTILGPAMWGWFFADLGWRSISTNYGRIIPTIVALAQIRLTRSSDWDLAYC
- the cobM gene encoding precorrin-4 C(11)-methyltransferase; this encodes MKLIADRPLTPQVYIIGVGPGDPDLLTVKGQRIIATADTILYADSLIPDRILQHARPDAEIIKTSDLTLEQIVSVILDRVSTPQGDRGRSGLTIARLHSGDLSLYSAISEQIHALKAANITVELIPGISAYQAAAATLQVELTIPEIVQTIILTRPSGRASSVPPAEDLASLAAHQSSLCLYLAARHVETAQSQLLCHYPPETLVAICFRVGWEDERIWVVPLTEMAERTTREGLVRTTMYIISPALAQIDATNSDLTPTRSRLYHPQHQHLFRSSSDLE
- a CDS encoding M14 family metallopeptidase produces the protein MAAREHKARLESYEIDAPSPNDKPLSIDVAIFGEHTASKALVISSGLHGVEGLFGSAVQLATIDRYFTTQQLPSDLQLVTIHMLNPFGCAWYRRWNEENIDLNRNFVLANEAYRGCPPAYPSLDSFLNPRTAPSRLEPFLLKSLGLIARYGMSALKNTLPVGQYDYPKGLFFGGNAPAQTQHILAAHLRNWLGAAQQVIHLDLHSGLGKWGTYQLFAEITKDSPRYRWLSARFGGQTTPVENRLLTIDPDDLVYQPRGTFGRWCQHEFADLTYDFILAEFGTYPMLRVLKALRSENRAHWWGQPEDLSFDRAKKELIEVFVPKNDRWRNIVLDRGVDLCYAGIKALQSDRA
- a CDS encoding MGMT family protein; amino-acid sequence: MAARSSNYAKIYAVVKRIPSGKVLTYGQVADLAGLYGKARLVGYALFQVDIASDIPWQRVVNAKGEISYSIARCGGDYLQKNLLESEGVEFQREDRIDLKKYRWQPPINLIDDGGDEL
- the sbcC gene encoding exonuclease subunit SbcC: MIPLQLSLKNFLSYSEASLDFTGLHTACICGANGAGKSSLLEGITWAIWGECRAVSEDDAISNGAMDVRVDFTFMMHGETCRIIRSRQRDSTGGLEFQIQTSGGQFRTLTQKGIRSTQALIDDYLKIDYDTFINSAYLRQGKADEFMLKKPTDRKQILADLLKLDRYEQLADRAKDTAKQFKLQAEVLTENLAEAEVQLAQIDGITQQRDEVKVEIDRLQQLQVIEEQELESFKTIARQRETWQQQLGWEQKRDRELIQAATQIQADLQLLNTDKNRLDSLLIRSDEISGAYQAYLSLQQQLAVLDRQFDTYQQSQIKQQQLQQQLERQTQELQLTLGRSQAELALVIQQQQELATTLATAGDVTKAIAQLQSFRQRVTELDRLQAEVLPLQQERVILIGKIDREAAKIQAKLNELILREQQIKVKTNERQQLIDRLTLLDTQITELDNKKVYQKRIEEKGLVKKENIQRLDADVRNYQKQLVELDRKLELLEVPDASCPVCEQPLDENHREHVLTSAKSERENIDRQISASQEEYSLYVREREDLIAQYKQLNRELAGSENLREQRGKLQAQLDSIAELQVNLEEIAIEKSQIELAIESRIYARELQTELAGLLIQLEETNYSEQSHALARGEVDKLRWAEAKQERIKEAERKQQQSIERKERLEIEIAAIEENINLLQTNSDMKIELEAVIKEIEALGYDRNYHNQVTTSLRESQSIQLQYQELQQAQQTQPQLLDRIKILETNERQNTEDRQRSTIEIDRISLEIAKIPDNDVRIMAIEHQLAERRQQLDNNLSIIGSLEQQLTQLHQIKEQLRSQQQQLEAYKQQQKIYDELTKAFGKNGIQALVIENILPQLEAESNQILSKLSNNQFHVQFITQKATKGSRTKKASVKSAKYIDTLDIVIGDANGTRSYETYSGGEAFRINFSIRLALAKLLSQRAGTPLQMLIVDEGFGTQDREGCDRLIAAINAISADFACILTVTHMPQFREAFQTRIEVQKTSKGSQIQVIT